Below is a window of Anaerolineales bacterium DNA.
CGCTGTTGCTGACCAATCCGGCAGCCACCACCGCGGTTCTGGTCCAGGTGCTGGGGATTTACTGGATCATCAGTGGTGTGTTCAGCCTGGTATACATGTTCATCGACCACTCGAAGTGGGGCTGGAAGCTCTTTGTTGGGATCCTAGGCATCATTGCCGGTGTCCTGGTCCTTCAGCACCCGATGTGGTCCACGCTGTTGGTCCCAACCACCCTGGTCTGGCTGCTGGGATTCGCAGGCTTGTTCATGGGGATCTCGAAGCTAATCATGGCCTTCCAAGGCGCCGGCTGGGGCCAGGGTATTCTGGGGATCGTACTGATCCTGCTGGCCCTGTACCTCATGTTCAATCCGCTGGCCGCCGTCATCGCTCTGCCGCTCGTCCTGGGGATCTTCGGGATCGTCGGCGGGATCACCGGCATTGTGTTCGCCTTCCGAGTGAAGTAGGCAGTTCGGCGTTTGCGGATACCACGCGGGGGCGGGGCCTGGAGACAGGCCCCGCCCTTGTTTT
It encodes the following:
- a CDS encoding HdeD family acid-resistance protein, whose product is MTAVAPAKEMNSTPWWLILLESIAFLIIGALLLTNPAATTAVLVQVLGIYWIISGVFSLVYMFIDHSKWGWKLFVGILGIIAGVLVLQHPMWSTLLVPTTLVWLLGFAGLFMGISKLIMAFQGAGWGQGILGIVLILLALYLMFNPLAAVIALPLVLGIFGIVGGITGIVFAFRVK